GGCACATGAAGGAATCTGGAACAAGGACGCAAAGGGAAGTTATGAATTGCGTGGTAAAACGCTTGGCATTATCGGTTATGGAAATATTGGAAGCCAGGTAAGTGTATTGGCAGAAGCTCTTGGTATGAAAGTGATCTACTATGATGTTGTAACAAAATTGCCATTGGGTAATGCTGTTCAGTACAGGCATATGAAAGATGTGTTGAACAAAGCTGATATTGTATCGTTGCATGTACCGGAAACAAGTCAAACAAAGAACCTCATCAATAAAGCAGCCCTTAAACAATTTAAAAAGGGAGCGATTCTTTTAAACTATGCAAGGGGAGAAGTGGTTGATCTTGATGCATTGCGCCAGGCATTACTTGATAAACATTTATCAGGAGCAGCAATTGACGTATTCCCTTGGGAGCCTGAGAAAAATGGAGATCGTTTTCAAACACCATTACAGGATCTGCCAAATGTTATTCTTACTCCACATATTGGAGGAAGTACAGAAGAAGCTCAGGAGAATATTGGTGAAGATGTAAGTAATAAACTGGTGAAGTATCTGGAAGGTGGTACCACTATAGGCTCACACACAGTGCCTGAGTTAGCATTACCTGTGCAGGAAGGTACACACCGCATTTTGCATATTCATAAAAATGTACCGGGTGTACTGAGCCAGATCAATACACAACTCAGTAAACACAACATCAACATACTTGGTCAATATTTAAAAACAAACGACCAGATCGGTTATGTGGTGTTAGATGTTGACAGTAAACTCTCTAAGAAAGCAGTTGAGCTTTTGAAAGAAGTAAAAGAAACGATTAAGGTGAGGATGGTGTATTAAAACGAAACTTCCACAAAATGAGGCCCCGTTCTTGCGGGGCTTTTTTATGGGCAATTAAATTATTCCGATATTTTCAAAAAATATTGAAAACTTCGTAACTTTACAACATCAAACAAACAATATGAAACTCATCATACTCGGTGGCGGCTTCGGTGGTTTACGGTTAGCGAATCTTCTCAGCAATAAAGAAGGGATCGACATTACTCTCATTGACAGGTTTAACTATCACCAGTTTCAACCTTTGTTTTACCAGGTGGCAACAGCAGGGCTAGATGCATCGAACATTTCGTTCCCTCTACGTAAAGCTTTTCAAAAAAGTAAGAATGTGCGTATCCGTATGGCAGAAGTGGAGCGTATTGATACAGTTGCCAAACAAGTGATCACAAATGAAGACACTTATACCTACGATTATCTTGTAATTGCTACCGGTGTTTCCACCAACTTCTTCGGCAATAAGAACCTGGAAGAACATGCATTCCCAATGAAAAGTACTGTGGAAGCATTACAGCTGCGTCATAAACTCATACACAATTTTGAAGATGCATTGCATGCAGACAATAAAGATGAATTACAACGCTTAATGAATGTGGTGGTTGTGGGTGGCGGACCAACAGGTGTGGAACTGAGTGGCGCTATTGCTGAAATGAAAAAATATGTGTTGCCGAAAGATTATCCTGAACTCGATTTCAGCATGATGAATATTTATTTGCTCGAAGGCACAGGCAAAACTCTTGCAGCCATGAGTGAACAAAGCAGTGCACATAGTTTAAACTATCTGCAACGATTGGGTGTTACCGTTATGACCAATTCTTTGCTGCAGGATTATGATGGCGAAAATGTAACTCTGAAAGATGGTACAAGCATTCCTTCTAAATTAGTCATATGGGCGGCAGGTATCAAAGGAAATATTCCGGCAGGTATTGACCCTTCCTTAATTGCACGAGGCAACCGTATTAAAGTAGATGAGTTCAATTTTGTGCAGGGACTTAACAATGTATTTGCCATCGGCGATATTGCATATATGGAAGAAGAACAATTTCCCAATGGTCATCCACAGGTTGCACCCGTTGCCATACAGCAGGCCACATTACTGGCAGCAAATTTGCTGAATCTGCGACAAGGAAAAATTGCAAAAGCATTCCGATACAAAGACAAAGGTGCTATGGCAACTGTTGGTCGCAACCTTGCTGTGGTGGATGTGCCAAAACCAAAGCTCCACTTCGGTGGTTTCTTTGCATGGCTCATCTGGATGGGTCTGCACCTCATGTTGATCCTTGGTGTAAAGAACAGGTTCTTTGTGTTTACAAACTGGTTGTATAATTATTTTACTTACGATCAGAGCTTGCGGTTGATCTTTAAAGAGTTTTATAGAAGAGAAGGAGAGGAGAAGGGAATTGGGAATTAGGATTTGGGAATTAGGATTTGGGAATTAGTAATTAGTAAGCAGGTAGATAAGTATAGATGTAGATAAGTATTCAGTCGGAAGCTTGTCAATTTTCTGAATAAAAGTAATTGATGAAATGAGTGATAAAAAAACAGAAACAAAAGCATTTCTTACAGGCGAATGGCGGAACCTGGTGATGATGAATTTTGTGGTACCGGAACATGTATTAAAACCTCATCTTCCCAATGGAGTTGAGCTCGATGCGTTTGATGGGAAATGTTATGTAAGTTTTGTGGCCTTTCATTTTCTTGATACCAAAGTAAAGGGTATCGGCTTTCCGTTTCATAAAGATTTTGAAGAGATCAATCTCCGGTTCTATGTAAAATATCCTTCGGCTCAGGGAATGAAACGTGGTGTTGTGTTCATCAGTGAACTGGTGCCCAAACGCATGATTGCGTGGATCGCTAAACTTATTTACCAGGAAAAATATTCTTATTCTCCAATCAAAAGTAAGATTGAACAAACCAATGAACGTTACCTCACTTTTGAATGGGGTAGGGAACGGGAACATGAGTTGAAAGTTGAAACAGCCATACAGGTAAAGCCGATTGCAAAAGGCAGCAAAGAAGAATTCATCTTTGAACATTACTGGGGTTATACATCGCTGTCAGCTTTTCGCACAGGTGAGTATAAAGTTGAACATCCACGCTGGAATATTTATCCCGTCAATAATTTTTCTTACAAGATCGATTTTGGAAAACTTTATGGCGAAGGTTTTTCTTTTCTCAACGATAAGCAACCCGATTCGTTGTTTGTGGCCGAAGGTTCGGAAGTGAGCGTGTATGAACGTACGATACTCAAATAATAGCTATTACTGCAGCATCCTGTTTTAACAGCTGACTGTTGAAGACCTGTCTGGTAATAAAAAAATCAGCTAACTTTCCCTGTAAAAACATTCGGCATGAAAACAACTCCCGAACATGATGAACGCATTGCAAAAATGATCTTTGCATCAGTATATCCGCATTATGTAACAAAGGTTGAAAGTAAAGGCAGAACAAAAAAAGAACTCCACCAGGTAATAGAATGGCTCACCGGTTTCGATGAAAAAAAACTGCAGACACTTATTGATGAACGAGTAACGTTTGAAACTTTTTTTAAAAAAGCAAAACTCAATCCCAATGCTCAACTCATTACAGGCATGATCTGTGGTTATCGCATCGAAGAAATTGAAACTCCCTTAACAAAACAAGCCCGTTATCTAGATAAGCTGGTAGATGAATTAGCCAAAGGCAAAAAAATTGAAAAGATATTGCGGGTGGCGTAACTGATAGAACAGCATCTAAACTGTTATCATTTCTTTATGGTGTGCTTCAGCAAAAAATAAGGTTCATCAGCAGCAAATCGCTACTGTTCATCATCCGGGCTTGACGGAATTCTGTTCATCAATTTATTGTTAACTTCAACTTTTTAACCATTATTCGGCTGCAGTTCCGGGCGGACACAACAACAATTATCCCGCCTTCGGCAATACTAGGCCGTTGTACGCAAATTTAGCCAAGCCTCAATCAACATCAGTATGAATATACGTACCTTCCGAAAGGTTGTTTCTATTGTAACTTGTATTGCTTTTTGCTTGATATCCTATTGTCAACGACCCGACTCTCTTAAAATTCGTGCAGTAGATAGCCTGCTCAATGGCAGTATGAAATCAATGAGCATTCCAGGTCTTTCGATATCGGTGTTGAAGAAAGGGAAGGTCATTTATAAAAAAGCCTTTGGCTACAGTAATATTGAACTAAAGTCTCCATCGACAATCCAGTCAAACTATCTCATTGGCTCTGTTACAAAAACATTTACAGCAGTTGCAGCAATGTTGTTATGGGAACAGGAAAAATTCAAGCTTGATGATGACATAGGCACTTATTTACCAGACCTCCCATCTCATTGGAAGCCTGTCACTATCAGGCAGCTTTTGAATCATACTTCAGGTATCACCACTAATCTGGAAAAGCCCGACTCCTTCTGTAAGTTTAATTATACAATTGAGAACTATACACATCGAAATGTCATCGAAGAAACAGCTTGTCTTCCTTTACGTTTTGCACCGGGATCAAAATTTGAATATAGCGGTAGAAATTATTTTTTGATTGGAATGTTGATTGAAAAGCTGGCGGGAAAGCCATACGAAGAGTTTTTGAGGGAGAACATCTTTCTTCCATTGGTCATGGACAAGACAAGTATGATTAATTATGAAAAACTTATTTCGAATAGAGCGGATGGGTATAATCTGGACAACGGTATTTTTATTAATAGTCAGCAAATGAACCCCGTTATTGAATTTTCCGATGGCGGGCTGGTTTCAACAATTGAAGACTTAGAAAAATGGATGGTTGGGCTAAAATCAGGTAACGTGTTGAAGCAAGCTACCTTAGATATGATGTGGAGTAATCCTGTCCTATCAGACGGTAAAACAGCACCATACGGTATCGGATTTGGATTGTCACCCTATAATGGACAGCGAAGAGTTGGGCATACCGGTGGAATCCCTGGTTATTCCAGTTGCATAACTCATTTTATAGATTCAGACGTTATTGTAATTCTGTTATCGAACACTTACCATGAAAACTATAATGTAGGACTTCTCGGTAACCGTGTTGCCGAGCTATTTGGCAAATAAGCTGCGTACAACAGCAGTTTTGCAGAAGCTGGGCTGACGGACTAAATTTAAACTGTCAATCACTATCCATCATTTGTGCATAGGTTGAGCTGACGAATTACAAATAACCAACCTTCGCAAAGCTGATAGACGTTGTACGCTACCAATTGACAGTCCAAATTATTCATCATCGTATGACTGACTTTCTCAAAAAATACTTTCACGATACAGTCGATAATGTAAATAAATTTAACTCACCTGCAACAGATGGACAGATTTTGCAGTTAGAAAATCAATTGCAAATAATTCTGCCAGAAGATTACAAAGAATTTCTGCAACAGACAAACGGGTTTAAAGGACTCGTAAACGAATTCATTGTAGACTTTGACTCGACTGACAAAATCTACCAAAGCACGCAGGATGCTTTGGCTCAATTTTTTCCTTGGGCTATTTATATAGGCACGAACGGTGGCGGAGAAATGTTTATTATTGACAAGCGACAAACTCCTTATCAATTTGGGCTTTTACCCAACATTGCGGACGAGAAGGATTTTCTTCCGTTGGGCGACACGTTTGCAAAGTTTATTCAACGGCTTTATAATGACACAGCGTTTGACAAAATATAGTTGGACTGTCCGAAGGCAGCGTACAAAATTGGGTTTTATGTAAGTTGGGCTTGACAAGCAAACTTCAGCCAATTGCAAATCCAAGTTGTGGTTCGATTTGGATAAACAACTTTCAACTTTAGTTCTTACATTCAATTTTGTATTTTATTCTGCAGCGGTTACAGGCGATCGGAATAGTATTTCCTAATCTTCAAAAAGCGCATGGCCCTGCTTTTAATTTACTGGCCCTTTAAGAAATGCATAAACTTTTTTGTTACATACCGATTTTACTTTCTGTCTTTTCCTGTAAGCAATCAGTTACCGGAGATATTTTAATTGAAAATGTGAATGTAATTGACATGGAAGCCGGTAAAATTATTCCTAGCCAGGATGTAGTTATTACCGCAAATAAAATAACAAACATCGTATATCATGGCGATATTGATATTCATTCAAACACTGTTATTAACGGCAGTAATCAATATCTCATTCCCGGGTTTTGGGATATGCATGAACATATGATGCGGTACCAATGGTACAAATCACAAATGCCACTGTTACGGGCAAATGGCATTACCGGGTTTCGTGAAATGTGGGGCGATCTTACTATTGCAACCTACGTACAATCCCAAATTCAAAACGATAGCTTGCCTTACTTCCGTTTTGTTGCGTCCGGACATATTCTGGATGGAAAAAAAGCTTTCTGGGAAGGCTCAATACCTGTTGCAACTAAAGTCGCCGCTATAAAAATTGTTGATTCATTGCGAAACGCTAAAGTAGATTTTATTAAAACGTATAGCTTTTTGTCGCCTGATGTGTTTTATACAATTGCAGAAAGATGTAAGGAAAATAAGTTTCCATTTGCCGGGCATGTACCTCACACTGTATGGTTAACAGAAGCATCGGATGCAGGAATGGCATCGATGGAACATTTATATGGTTTTTTAACGGAGGCTTGTTCAAATAGTGATTCAGCCATGGCACTTATGAAACGATCGGTAGCAGCATTTGAAAGCGGTAACAAAGAAGAAAGGGCAAAAATATCCCTACTTTTTCATTCCCTTGTTCTAAATAATTTTTCAGAAGAAAAATTAATAACTATTGCAAAGAGATTGAGAAAGAACAATACTTACATCGTACCAACTCTTGTAACGTTGCGGGGGCAATATTTTACTAACGACACGTCATTCACCAATGACCCAAGATTGAAGTATATGTCAAAGGAAACGCTTGAATACTGGAAAGAACAAACCAGAAATGATCTGGAGAAGAATACCGACATTCAATGGCAGAATATGCGAAAACGCTGGCAGATAGAGAAACAGATAATGAGGATATTAATTTCAGAGAAAGTTCCCATAATGGCAGGTACCGATGCTGATAATCCGTATGCATTCCCGGGCTTCAGCCTCCACGATGAAATGGCTTTATATGTTGAGTGTGGAATGACGCCATTAGAAGCCTTACGCTCGGCAATAACTGTCCCGGTAAAATTTCTTAAAATGTCCGATTCATTAGGAACTATTAAAAAAGACAAACTTGCAGATTTGGTTTTATTAGAAGCAAATCCACTTGACGACATAAAAAACACAACGAAGATAAATACGGTTATTGCGAACGGCAGGTTGTATGACAAAAAGTATATTAATTCAATTTTAAAAAAGTAATCAATTCCGTCGGCCCGGGGTCTGGTGCAACCGACCCCGGGAGTTAGAATGCTTAAACAAGGTTTGACAAGAACTCCAAATCCAACAATTAAACAACAACATTCGATACATGAGCATGATTGCCAATTTACTTCGGGTTACAACTTCTGAGCTTGAAGAATATTTGAAAGACAGCTCTTTACTGGAGAGCAGAATTTATAATGATGAGACTGACGAAGAAGACCCCAACTTAGTTGACATCGATCAATCATGGGACGGTATTGTCTTTTTATTAACCGGGAATAGTTTTGAAAATAATACACATCCTTTGGCGAACGTGTTATTCAGCGACCAGGTGATAGACGAAGAACAGGATCTTGGTTACGGGCCGGGGCAGTATTTAACTGCAGAACAGGTAAAAGAGCTGCATGCACAAATTGCAACCATTTCAACCGAAGAGCTAAAGAAGAGATTTGATGCCGGCAAAATGAAGGAGGTGGGCGTTTTTCCAGATGTGTGGGATAACCCGGATACAGTTGATTACCTGATTGAATATTTCGAAACCATTAAGGAAGTGTATGCACTGGCGGCTAAAAACCATGAAGCACTTATTACGTTTATAAATTAGGATGAACAGCCAAACAACCTTTATAAATACCTTACCCAATACGAATGCTCAGGAATCTTTATAAAACACTCTACAAAACATTTTACTACAATCATTTTGTGTATGTGGTGCACGCTCCGTTGGAAACTGTGATTGAGCAGCTTGATCATTTGTTCAGGGAAAAGTCGGGGCTTTTCAAATCGCCCAATTTAAGCGGC
The DNA window shown above is from Lacibacter sp. H375 and carries:
- the serA gene encoding phosphoglycerate dehydrogenase; this translates as MAEKKTTSYPKDKINILLLENISEAAVQNIKDSGYASVKKLSGALSEEELIKEIKDVHLLGIRSKTQITQKVLDAANKLQAIGCFCIGVNQVNLKAATSKGVVVMNAPYSNTRSVAELVIGLSIILIRRIIDKNKAAHEGIWNKDAKGSYELRGKTLGIIGYGNIGSQVSVLAEALGMKVIYYDVVTKLPLGNAVQYRHMKDVLNKADIVSLHVPETSQTKNLINKAALKQFKKGAILLNYARGEVVDLDALRQALLDKHLSGAAIDVFPWEPEKNGDRFQTPLQDLPNVILTPHIGGSTEEAQENIGEDVSNKLVKYLEGGTTIGSHTVPELALPVQEGTHRILHIHKNVPGVLSQINTQLSKHNINILGQYLKTNDQIGYVVLDVDSKLSKKAVELLKEVKETIKVRMVY
- a CDS encoding NAD(P)/FAD-dependent oxidoreductase; the protein is MKLIILGGGFGGLRLANLLSNKEGIDITLIDRFNYHQFQPLFYQVATAGLDASNISFPLRKAFQKSKNVRIRMAEVERIDTVAKQVITNEDTYTYDYLVIATGVSTNFFGNKNLEEHAFPMKSTVEALQLRHKLIHNFEDALHADNKDELQRLMNVVVVGGGPTGVELSGAIAEMKKYVLPKDYPELDFSMMNIYLLEGTGKTLAAMSEQSSAHSLNYLQRLGVTVMTNSLLQDYDGENVTLKDGTSIPSKLVIWAAGIKGNIPAGIDPSLIARGNRIKVDEFNFVQGLNNVFAIGDIAYMEEEQFPNGHPQVAPVAIQQATLLAANLLNLRQGKIAKAFRYKDKGAMATVGRNLAVVDVPKPKLHFGGFFAWLIWMGLHLMLILGVKNRFFVFTNWLYNYFTYDQSLRLIFKEFYRREGEEKGIGN
- a CDS encoding YqjF family protein, with product MSDKKTETKAFLTGEWRNLVMMNFVVPEHVLKPHLPNGVELDAFDGKCYVSFVAFHFLDTKVKGIGFPFHKDFEEINLRFYVKYPSAQGMKRGVVFISELVPKRMIAWIAKLIYQEKYSYSPIKSKIEQTNERYLTFEWGREREHELKVETAIQVKPIAKGSKEEFIFEHYWGYTSLSAFRTGEYKVEHPRWNIYPVNNFSYKIDFGKLYGEGFSFLNDKQPDSLFVAEGSEVSVYERTILK
- a CDS encoding DUF2200 domain-containing protein; protein product: MKTTPEHDERIAKMIFASVYPHYVTKVESKGRTKKELHQVIEWLTGFDEKKLQTLIDERVTFETFFKKAKLNPNAQLITGMICGYRIEEIETPLTKQARYLDKLVDELAKGKKIEKILRVA
- a CDS encoding serine hydrolase domain-containing protein, with protein sequence MNIRTFRKVVSIVTCIAFCLISYCQRPDSLKIRAVDSLLNGSMKSMSIPGLSISVLKKGKVIYKKAFGYSNIELKSPSTIQSNYLIGSVTKTFTAVAAMLLWEQEKFKLDDDIGTYLPDLPSHWKPVTIRQLLNHTSGITTNLEKPDSFCKFNYTIENYTHRNVIEETACLPLRFAPGSKFEYSGRNYFLIGMLIEKLAGKPYEEFLRENIFLPLVMDKTSMINYEKLISNRADGYNLDNGIFINSQQMNPVIEFSDGGLVSTIEDLEKWMVGLKSGNVLKQATLDMMWSNPVLSDGKTAPYGIGFGLSPYNGQRRVGHTGGIPGYSSCITHFIDSDVIVILLSNTYHENYNVGLLGNRVAELFGK
- a CDS encoding SMI1/KNR4 family protein, with protein sequence MTDFLKKYFHDTVDNVNKFNSPATDGQILQLENQLQIILPEDYKEFLQQTNGFKGLVNEFIVDFDSTDKIYQSTQDALAQFFPWAIYIGTNGGGEMFIIDKRQTPYQFGLLPNIADEKDFLPLGDTFAKFIQRLYNDTAFDKI
- a CDS encoding amidohydrolase family protein, whose protein sequence is MHKLFCYIPILLSVFSCKQSVTGDILIENVNVIDMEAGKIIPSQDVVITANKITNIVYHGDIDIHSNTVINGSNQYLIPGFWDMHEHMMRYQWYKSQMPLLRANGITGFREMWGDLTIATYVQSQIQNDSLPYFRFVASGHILDGKKAFWEGSIPVATKVAAIKIVDSLRNAKVDFIKTYSFLSPDVFYTIAERCKENKFPFAGHVPHTVWLTEASDAGMASMEHLYGFLTEACSNSDSAMALMKRSVAAFESGNKEERAKISLLFHSLVLNNFSEEKLITIAKRLRKNNTYIVPTLVTLRGQYFTNDTSFTNDPRLKYMSKETLEYWKEQTRNDLEKNTDIQWQNMRKRWQIEKQIMRILISEKVPIMAGTDADNPYAFPGFSLHDEMALYVECGMTPLEALRSAITVPVKFLKMSDSLGTIKKDKLADLVLLEANPLDDIKNTTKINTVIANGRLYDKKYINSILKK
- a CDS encoding YfbM family protein encodes the protein MSMIANLLRVTTSELEEYLKDSSLLESRIYNDETDEEDPNLVDIDQSWDGIVFLLTGNSFENNTHPLANVLFSDQVIDEEQDLGYGPGQYLTAEQVKELHAQIATISTEELKKRFDAGKMKEVGVFPDVWDNPDTVDYLIEYFETIKEVYALAAKNHEALITFIN